Proteins encoded by one window of Erythrobacter sp.:
- a CDS encoding DUF1080 domain-containing protein, with protein sequence MQNSLSRRHALAALGAGAASFALPEWLGLAAQAQSSPWRLLFDGHSFDGWQFYQHGVGFDDVQGLASITDGNLHFLGPSHAGAAAQPGYLATTEEYGNFHLRFDYRWGANRYAPRRWSARNSGLLYHMTPHVQGRHFPPCVELQMMEGNCGDAILIDTLGLHGPELGGWPLWPNWIPAFPEEYVEPISAGGYARQNFSRHMDYEAEGWNTIDLVAFDDQSAHLLNGRIINTLFRLRDPQAEAPLVRGRIGLEFEWAEIEFRNVMIRDLSAEAIARIRSEGSD encoded by the coding sequence ATGCAGAATAGTCTTTCCCGCCGTCATGCGCTGGCTGCACTGGGCGCCGGTGCGGCCTCGTTCGCGCTGCCGGAATGGCTCGGCCTCGCCGCACAGGCGCAGAGTTCGCCGTGGCGGCTGCTGTTTGACGGGCATTCGTTCGACGGCTGGCAGTTCTACCAGCACGGCGTGGGCTTCGACGATGTGCAGGGCCTTGCGTCGATCACCGACGGTAACCTGCATTTCCTCGGCCCTTCGCACGCCGGCGCGGCGGCGCAACCGGGCTATCTCGCCACCACCGAGGAATACGGCAACTTTCACCTGCGCTTCGATTACCGCTGGGGTGCCAACCGCTATGCTCCGCGCCGATGGTCGGCGCGCAACAGCGGGCTGCTCTACCACATGACCCCGCATGTCCAAGGGCGGCACTTTCCGCCCTGCGTTGAACTGCAGATGATGGAAGGCAATTGCGGCGACGCGATCCTGATCGACACGCTCGGCCTGCACGGCCCCGAACTGGGCGGCTGGCCGCTGTGGCCCAACTGGATTCCGGCGTTTCCCGAGGAGTATGTCGAGCCGATCAGCGCGGGCGGCTATGCGCGGCAGAATTTCAGCCGGCATATGGATTACGAAGCGGAGGGCTGGAACACGATCGATCTGGTCGCCTTCGACGACCAGTCCGCGCATCTGCTCAACGGGCGGATCATCAATACCCTGTTCCGCCTGCGCGACCCACAGGCCGAGGCCCCGCTTGTGCGCGGGCGGATCGGGCTGGAATTCGAATGGGCGGAAATCGAGTTCCGCAACGTGATGATCCGCGATCTGTCGGCGGAGGCGATTGCGAGGATTAGGTCGGAGGGTTCGGATTGA
- the atpD gene encoding F0F1 ATP synthase subunit beta, which translates to MATAPAFNMTTHGSISQVIGAVVDVTFPGELPAILTALETKNGDNTLVLEVAQHLGENTVRTIAMDATEGLTRGQEVINTGAQISVPVGPKTLGRIMNVIGQPIDELGPIGAERSMPIHAEAPLFVDQSTEADILVTGIKVIDLLAPYAKGGKIGLFGGAGVGKTVLIQELINNIAKGHGGVSVFAGVGERTREGNDLYHEFLDAGVIQKDENGVATSEGSKVALVFGQMNEPPGARARVALSGLTMAEYFRDEEGQDVLFFVDNIFRFTQAGSEVSALLGRIPSAVGYQPTLSTDMGNLQERITSTTKGSITSVQAIYVPADDLTDPAPATSFAHLDATTTLNRAISELGIYPAVDPLDSTSRVLEPRVVGQEHYETARKVQETLQKYKSLQDIIAILGMDELSEEDKLTVQRARKIQKFLSQPFHVAEVFTNIPGQFVQLEDTVKSFKAVVEGEYDHLPESAFYMVGGIDMAVEKAKKMAEEA; encoded by the coding sequence ATGGCCACCGCACCCGCATTCAACATGACGACCCATGGCAGCATCAGCCAGGTCATCGGCGCCGTCGTCGACGTGACCTTCCCCGGCGAACTGCCCGCCATCCTCACCGCGCTGGAAACCAAGAACGGCGACAACACGCTGGTTCTCGAAGTGGCCCAGCATCTGGGTGAAAACACCGTCCGCACCATCGCGATGGATGCGACGGAGGGCCTCACTCGCGGGCAGGAAGTGATCAACACCGGCGCGCAGATTTCCGTGCCCGTCGGCCCCAAGACGCTGGGCCGGATCATGAACGTGATCGGCCAGCCGATCGACGAGCTTGGCCCCATCGGCGCCGAACGCTCGATGCCGATTCACGCCGAAGCCCCGCTGTTCGTGGACCAGTCGACCGAAGCCGACATTCTCGTCACCGGGATCAAGGTGATCGACCTGCTCGCGCCCTACGCGAAGGGCGGCAAGATCGGCCTGTTCGGCGGCGCCGGCGTGGGCAAGACCGTGCTGATCCAGGAACTGATCAACAACATCGCCAAGGGCCACGGCGGCGTTTCGGTGTTCGCCGGCGTGGGAGAACGCACCCGCGAAGGCAACGACCTCTATCACGAATTCCTCGACGCAGGCGTGATCCAGAAGGACGAGAACGGCGTTGCCACGTCCGAAGGTTCGAAGGTGGCACTGGTGTTCGGCCAGATGAACGAGCCTCCCGGCGCGCGTGCCCGTGTGGCGCTCTCGGGCCTGACCATGGCCGAATACTTCCGCGACGAGGAAGGCCAGGACGTGCTGTTCTTCGTCGACAACATCTTCCGCTTCACCCAGGCGGGTTCGGAAGTGTCGGCGCTGCTCGGCCGTATTCCTTCGGCGGTGGGTTACCAACCGACGCTGTCGACCGACATGGGCAACCTGCAGGAACGCATCACCTCGACCACCAAGGGTTCGATCACCTCGGTGCAGGCAATCTACGTGCCTGCCGACGATTTGACCGACCCGGCGCCTGCCACCTCGTTCGCCCACCTGGACGCGACGACCACGCTGAACCGCGCGATTTCCGAACTCGGCATCTATCCGGCGGTGGACCCGCTCGATTCGACCAGCCGCGTTCTCGAACCCCGCGTTGTCGGCCAGGAGCATTACGAGACCGCCCGCAAGGTCCAGGAAACGCTGCAGAAGTACAAGTCGCTGCAGGACATCATCGCCATTCTGGGGATGGACGAGCTGAGTGAAGAGGACAAACTGACCGTCCAGCGCGCACGCAAGATCCAGAAGTTCCTCAGCCAGCCGTTCCACGTGGCCGAAGTGTTCACCAACATTCCCGGCCAGTTCGTGCAGCTGGAAGACACGGTGAAGAGCTTCAAGGCGGTGGTCGAAGGCGAATACGATCACCTGCCGGAAAGCGCCTTCTACATGGTCGGCGGCATCGACATGGCCGTTGAGAAGGCCAAGAAGATGGCGGAAGAAGCCTGA
- a CDS encoding F0F1 ATP synthase subunit gamma, whose amino-acid sequence MASLKELKDRIKSVKSTQKITKAKQMVAAAKLRKAQAAAEAARPYATRLAGVMGSLAGKVSGDAAPLLLRGTGSTQRHLLVVVNTDKGLCGGLNSNIVKEAKLQAKALIAAGKDVSFYLVGRKGRAPIRREHPNRIGHHFDTSDVRNIGFAEAEAIASDLVARFEKGEFDIAHLVYPTFKSALVQEPTTVQLLPVPAPEVVTASDSVVEYEPDEEAILAELLPRYVKTQLFGALLEREASEQGASMTAMDNATRNAGELIDKLTIQYNRSRQAAITTELIEIIAGAEAL is encoded by the coding sequence ATGGCCAGCCTCAAGGAACTCAAGGACCGTATCAAATCGGTCAAGTCGACGCAGAAGATCACCAAGGCGAAGCAGATGGTCGCCGCGGCGAAGCTGCGCAAGGCGCAGGCCGCTGCCGAGGCCGCGCGCCCCTATGCCACGCGTCTGGCCGGGGTGATGGGTTCGCTGGCGGGCAAGGTCAGCGGCGATGCCGCGCCGCTGTTGCTGCGTGGTACGGGTTCGACCCAGCGGCACCTGCTGGTGGTGGTGAACACCGACAAGGGCCTCTGCGGCGGGTTGAACTCCAACATCGTCAAGGAAGCCAAGCTCCAGGCCAAGGCGCTGATTGCGGCGGGCAAGGACGTGTCGTTCTATCTCGTCGGGCGCAAGGGTCGCGCGCCGATCCGTCGCGAGCATCCGAACAGAATCGGCCATCACTTCGATACCTCGGACGTGCGCAACATCGGTTTTGCCGAGGCCGAAGCGATTGCCAGCGATCTGGTGGCGCGGTTCGAGAAAGGCGAGTTCGACATTGCCCACCTCGTCTACCCGACGTTCAAGAGCGCGCTGGTGCAGGAGCCGACCACGGTGCAACTGCTGCCCGTGCCCGCTCCTGAAGTGGTGACTGCTTCGGATTCGGTGGTCGAATACGAACCGGACGAGGAAGCGATCCTTGCCGAACTGCTCCCCCGCTACGTCAAGACCCAGCTGTTCGGCGCGCTGCTCGAACGCGAGGCGAGCGAACAGGGCGCTTCGATGACGGCGATGGACAATGCCACGCGCAACGCGGGCGAACTGATCGACAAGCTGACCATCCAGTACAACCGCAGCCGCCAGGCCGCGATTACGACTGAACTTATTGAAATCATCGCTGGCGCCGAAGCGCTCTAA
- a CDS encoding F0F1 ATP synthase subunit alpha, whose amino-acid sequence MEIRAAEISKVIKDQIANFGTEAEVSEVGSVLSVGDGIARIHGLDKVQAGEMVKFANGVEGMALNLEADNVGVVIFGSDTNIKEGDSVKRTGTIVDVPVGKGLLGRVVDALGNPIDGKGPLVDVTRSRVEVKAPGIIPRKSVHEPVQTGLKAIDALVPVGRGQRELIIGDRQTGKSAVAIDTFINQKGVNAGTDEGKKLYCIYVAVGQKRSTVAQIVKSLEENGAMEYTIVVAATASEPAPLQYLAPYTGCAMGEFFRDNGMHAVIVYDDLSKQAVAYRQMSLLLRRPPGREAYPGDVFYLHSRLLERAAKMNDEMGGGSLTALPIIETQAGDVSAYIPTNVISITDGQIFLETDLFFQGIRPAINVGLSVSRVGGAAQTKAMKKVSGSIKLELAQYREMAAFAQFGSDLDASTQKLLNRGARLTELLKQPQFSPMPFEEQTLSIYAGTSGYLDAIPVNRVNEYEAAMLSYMRNEHADVLAGIRDSGKFEGEVADKAKAALDTFAKQFA is encoded by the coding sequence ATGGAAATCCGCGCCGCAGAAATTTCGAAGGTCATCAAGGACCAGATCGCCAATTTCGGCACCGAAGCCGAAGTCAGCGAAGTCGGTTCCGTCCTCTCGGTGGGTGACGGGATCGCCCGCATCCACGGGCTGGACAAGGTGCAGGCCGGCGAAATGGTCAAGTTCGCCAATGGCGTGGAAGGCATGGCGCTCAACCTGGAAGCCGACAATGTCGGCGTTGTGATCTTCGGGTCGGACACCAACATCAAGGAAGGCGACAGCGTCAAGCGGACCGGCACCATCGTGGACGTTCCGGTGGGGAAGGGCCTGCTGGGCCGCGTGGTCGATGCGCTCGGCAATCCGATCGACGGCAAGGGCCCGCTGGTCGACGTGACCCGCTCGCGCGTCGAGGTAAAGGCCCCGGGCATCATCCCGCGCAAGTCGGTGCATGAACCCGTGCAGACCGGCCTCAAGGCGATCGACGCGCTCGTGCCCGTTGGCCGTGGCCAGCGCGAACTGATCATTGGCGACCGCCAGACCGGCAAGTCTGCCGTCGCCATCGACACCTTCATCAACCAGAAGGGCGTCAACGCCGGCACCGACGAAGGCAAGAAGCTCTACTGCATCTATGTTGCCGTCGGCCAGAAGCGCTCGACGGTGGCGCAGATCGTCAAGAGCCTCGAAGAGAACGGCGCGATGGAATATACCATCGTCGTCGCCGCGACCGCTTCGGAGCCCGCGCCGCTGCAGTACCTCGCGCCCTACACCGGCTGCGCGATGGGCGAATTCTTCCGCGACAACGGCATGCACGCCGTGATTGTTTATGACGATCTCTCGAAGCAGGCCGTCGCCTACCGCCAGATGTCGCTGCTGCTGCGCCGCCCGCCGGGCCGCGAAGCCTATCCGGGCGACGTGTTCTATCTCCACTCTCGCTTGCTCGAACGCGCGGCGAAGATGAATGACGAAATGGGCGGCGGATCGCTGACCGCTCTGCCGATCATCGAAACGCAGGCGGGCGACGTGTCCGCCTATATCCCGACAAACGTGATCTCGATCACCGACGGGCAGATCTTCCTCGAAACCGACCTGTTCTTCCAGGGCATCCGCCCGGCGATCAACGTCGGCCTGTCGGTGAGCCGCGTCGGCGGGGCCGCGCAGACCAAGGCGATGAAGAAGGTCTCGGGCTCGATCAAGCTGGAGCTGGCGCAGTACCGCGAAATGGCGGCCTTCGCGCAGTTCGGTTCGGACCTCGACGCCTCGACGCAGAAGCTGCTCAACCGCGGCGCGCGCCTGACCGAGCTGCTCAAGCAGCCGCAGTTCTCCCCCATGCCGTTCGAGGAGCAGACGCTCTCGATCTACGCCGGGACCAGCGGCTATCTCGATGCGATCCCGGTGAACCGGGTCAACGAATACGAAGCGGCGATGCTCAGCTACATGCGCAATGAACACGCCGACGTGCTCGCGGGCATCCGTGACAGCGGCAAGTTCGAAGGCGAAGTGGCGGACAAGGCCAAGGCCGCGCTCGATACTTTCGCCAAGCAGTTCGCATAA
- a CDS encoding MFS transporter, producing MTPPAASAPDVNSGKPVTQMSETRRTLAFFTVIIAIVLEVADATIVNTALPAIRDALDATPGQMQWIVAGYMLSLGALLLLGGRLGDALGHSRVFLFGVAAFVVASVLCGLARNPVELVVARLVQGAAGAVMAPQGMAIIQLLFTPLQRVSRMAWFGLVLGLAAILGPILGGLLIELNPYDLGWRVIFLINLPVGILAIGLGLAVLPPAEEKASLRVDPLGAAVFAFGFAGLLYGLIDGPENGWTALPLATLAGGVVLLIFGWHRARGRRCKGLPSVIDPTLFQIATFAWATVAAFCFNAAMVGFLLVFAVSLQQGLGLSPLDTALVHIPFGLGVMAGVGLIAPRLLPRLGKVLPIAGGLVMLVSVVAVLLAIAGGNSGDVLLLGLLVLAGLGMGVISGPLGPIVVAEVDRARAGTASATFRTAQQIGGALGIALVGAAYFAVAGSDAAARLAGLPQAAVVVVLLLAFSCLALSRLPQRIFGTERNA from the coding sequence ATGACTCCACCCGCGGCATCCGCTCCAGATGTCAATTCTGGCAAGCCCGTCACGCAGATGAGCGAAACGCGGCGGACGCTCGCGTTTTTCACCGTCATCATCGCGATCGTGCTCGAAGTGGCAGACGCCACCATCGTCAACACCGCGCTGCCCGCGATCCGCGATGCTCTGGATGCGACGCCGGGACAGATGCAGTGGATCGTGGCGGGGTACATGCTTTCGCTCGGCGCGCTGCTGCTGCTCGGCGGGCGGCTGGGCGATGCGCTGGGCCACTCCCGGGTTTTCCTGTTCGGCGTGGCGGCATTCGTCGTGGCGTCGGTGCTCTGCGGGCTGGCGCGCAATCCGGTGGAACTGGTGGTGGCACGGCTGGTGCAGGGCGCGGCGGGCGCGGTGATGGCCCCGCAAGGAATGGCGATCATCCAGTTGCTGTTCACTCCGCTGCAACGGGTGTCGCGGATGGCGTGGTTCGGGCTGGTGCTCGGCCTTGCCGCTATCCTCGGCCCGATCCTTGGCGGTCTGCTGATCGAATTGAATCCCTACGATCTGGGCTGGCGGGTGATCTTCCTCATCAACCTGCCCGTAGGCATTCTCGCCATCGGGCTAGGGCTGGCGGTTCTGCCACCCGCGGAGGAAAAGGCCAGCCTGCGCGTCGACCCGCTGGGCGCGGCGGTGTTCGCCTTCGGCTTTGCCGGACTGCTCTACGGATTGATCGACGGGCCGGAGAATGGCTGGACCGCCTTGCCGCTTGCTACGCTGGCGGGCGGGGTGGTGCTGCTCATCTTCGGCTGGCATCGTGCGCGGGGGAGGCGCTGTAAAGGCCTGCCCTCGGTAATCGATCCCACGCTGTTCCAGATCGCCACCTTCGCCTGGGCGACAGTGGCGGCGTTCTGCTTTAACGCGGCAATGGTCGGCTTCCTGCTGGTGTTCGCCGTGTCGCTGCAACAGGGGCTCGGCCTCAGCCCGCTCGATACCGCGCTGGTGCATATTCCCTTCGGACTGGGCGTGATGGCGGGCGTCGGCCTGATCGCCCCGCGCCTGCTGCCGCGATTGGGCAAGGTGCTGCCGATCGCCGGCGGGCTGGTGATGCTGGTGAGCGTGGTGGCAGTGCTGCTGGCGATTGCCGGGGGAAACAGCGGCGACGTGCTGCTGCTCGGCCTGCTGGTGCTGGCGGGGCTGGGGATGGGCGTCATTTCCGGTCCGCTCGGCCCGATCGTGGTGGCGGAGGTGGACCGCGCGCGGGCCGGGACCGCCAGCGCCACTTTCCGCACCGCGCAGCAGATCGGTGGCGCGTTGGGCATCGCGCTGGTTGGCGCCGCCTATTTCGCCGTTGCGGGGAGCGATGCAGCGGCGCGGCTGGCGGGCCTGCCACAAGCCGCCGTGGTGGTGGTGCTGCTGCTTGCCTTCTCCTGCCTCGCATTGAGCCGCCTGCCGCAACGGATATTCGGCACCGAGCGCAACGCTTGA
- a CDS encoding sulfatase-like hydrolase/transferase — protein sequence MPPAAHTQSSLIRDFPLRWLVFWLLVPNLAIILMWFVGGPPMTPALTLFAAVALVAAQVPWVWPKRIVLAGLIAYVSYYYVLVLFNLDTGKFDFLLPFILEVKPFRSPEYIVAGVVLVGSIWLALAKAPQVPRFSSPMSYLLAVLSIMGLLAADYMATQSTRSTYRRAPPVDAPFVSASMEAGIARPDASQRHLVVVLVEAWGVPTGTQEQALFAADWDRPQWRQRYDVTAGEIPFYGSTTSGELRELCNVRGDYADVADFAADCLPARYRAAGYETRAYHGFSETLFQRDTWYPQIGFSDFTFRDGLTGQGVSHCSGVFAGSCDREVPALIAEQLKAAEAPQFVYFLTLNTHLPVMQDASLDTLSCTLGEGDWAAENPQLCRLFLLHRYLADEIDRLAMDPDLPPTDFLIVGDHFPPFFDRTDRSRFAADVVPWVYLRHAEDGPELAGR from the coding sequence ATGCCCCCCGCCGCGCATACCCAGTCGTCCCTGATCCGCGACTTTCCGCTGCGCTGGCTGGTGTTCTGGCTGCTGGTGCCCAATCTGGCGATCATCCTGATGTGGTTCGTCGGCGGCCCGCCGATGACGCCCGCACTCACCCTGTTTGCGGCTGTCGCGCTGGTGGCGGCGCAGGTGCCGTGGGTCTGGCCCAAGCGGATCGTGCTGGCGGGACTGATCGCCTATGTCAGCTATTACTACGTGCTGGTGCTGTTCAACCTGGATACCGGCAAGTTCGATTTCCTGCTGCCCTTCATCCTGGAGGTGAAGCCGTTCCGCTCGCCGGAATATATCGTTGCGGGGGTGGTGCTGGTGGGTTCCATCTGGCTGGCACTCGCGAAGGCGCCACAAGTGCCGCGGTTCTCCTCGCCGATGTCCTACTTGCTCGCCGTGCTGTCGATCATGGGGCTGCTGGCGGCGGACTACATGGCCACCCAGTCCACCCGCAGCACCTATCGCCGCGCCCCACCGGTCGATGCACCGTTCGTTTCCGCGAGCATGGAGGCGGGGATTGCCCGGCCCGATGCGTCACAACGCCATCTGGTGGTGGTCCTGGTCGAAGCCTGGGGCGTGCCCACCGGAACGCAGGAGCAGGCGCTTTTCGCTGCCGATTGGGACCGCCCGCAATGGCGGCAGCGCTACGATGTTACGGCCGGGGAGATTCCCTTTTACGGCTCCACCACCAGCGGCGAACTGCGCGAACTGTGCAACGTGCGCGGCGACTATGCCGATGTTGCGGATTTCGCCGCCGATTGCCTGCCCGCGCGCTACCGGGCGGCGGGATACGAGACCCGCGCCTACCACGGCTTTTCGGAAACCCTGTTCCAGCGCGATACCTGGTATCCGCAGATCGGCTTTTCCGACTTCACTTTCCGTGACGGGCTGACCGGGCAAGGCGTCTCCCATTGCAGCGGCGTATTCGCCGGATCGTGCGACCGCGAAGTTCCGGCGCTGATCGCCGAGCAGTTGAAGGCAGCGGAAGCGCCGCAATTCGTCTACTTCCTCACCCTCAACACCCACCTGCCGGTGATGCAGGACGCCAGCCTCGATACGCTGAGCTGTACTCTGGGCGAAGGCGACTGGGCGGCGGAGAACCCGCAATTGTGCCGCCTGTTCCTGTTGCACCGCTATCTGGCCGATGAAATAGACCGGCTGGCGATGGACCCGGACCTCCCGCCGACCGACTTCCTGATCGTCGGAGATCACTTCCCGCCGTTCTTCGACCGCACCGATCGCAGCCGCTTTGCCGCCGATGTGGTGCCGTGGGTGTACCTGCGCCATGCGGAGGATGGGCCTGAACTGGCGGGGCGTTAA
- a CDS encoding S1/P1 nuclease — MTKILALTLAASTLALSAPAQAWGPIGHRVSAEIAEDNISGRTRAEIASILGSEGLPESGTWPDEQRSNPAPFWQEEAGPLHYVTLEGTDAEALVHPPEGDAVTALERFTAVLRSDTASREEKALALRFVVHIVSDLHMPLHAGNGTDRGGNDVIVNWFDTQTNLHWVWDEGMILRQQLSFSEYAARLDGRIGPEQVIQWWDANPASWIGESAALRDRIYPAPSADMGMGTAESPALLNYDYHWQWMPTVEERLAMSGVRLAAYLDWVFAPQS; from the coding sequence ATGACCAAGATCCTCGCTCTCACACTCGCCGCCAGCACGCTCGCACTTTCCGCTCCTGCCCAGGCGTGGGGGCCAATCGGCCACCGGGTCAGTGCGGAAATTGCCGAAGACAATATCAGTGGCCGTACCCGTGCGGAAATTGCGTCGATACTCGGCAGCGAAGGCCTGCCCGAATCGGGCACCTGGCCCGACGAGCAACGCTCCAACCCCGCGCCGTTCTGGCAGGAGGAGGCGGGGCCGCTCCACTATGTCACCTTGGAGGGCACCGATGCCGAGGCGCTGGTCCATCCGCCCGAAGGCGACGCGGTGACCGCTCTGGAGCGCTTCACCGCCGTCCTCCGGAGCGACACGGCTAGCCGCGAGGAAAAGGCGCTGGCGTTGCGCTTCGTGGTCCACATCGTCTCCGACCTGCACATGCCGCTGCACGCAGGCAACGGCACCGACCGGGGCGGCAACGATGTAATCGTCAACTGGTTCGACACGCAGACCAACCTCCACTGGGTGTGGGACGAAGGGATGATCCTGCGCCAGCAGCTCTCGTTCTCCGAATATGCAGCGCGGCTCGATGGCCGCATCGGGCCGGAGCAGGTCATCCAATGGTGGGACGCCAACCCGGCGAGCTGGATCGGGGAGAGCGCCGCCCTGCGGGACCGGATCTACCCCGCCCCCAGCGCGGATATGGGCATGGGCACGGCGGAATCCCCCGCACTGCTCAACTACGATTACCATTGGCAATGGATGCCCACGGTGGAGGAACGGCTGGCCATGTCCGGGGTTCGGCTGGCGGCCTACCTCGACTGGGTCTTCGCCCCGCAGTCGTGA
- a CDS encoding alpha/beta hydrolase, translating to MRYLVALALLVAAPAAAQESFDYREIEAPRQTGAIRLDTVPEGTADTEQWMVQNGVIGVRNVTVPTLTPVLPAGPSTGAAMIVAPGGAFLGLAIDHEGWQVARYLANNGIAAFVLKYRVLPTPADNEQFRIENDSIRNGGTASFRPPEDTPPQALADGLAALRHVRDHAAEYGIDPQRVGFMGFSAGGFLTRSVVEHGGDDAPDFAAPIYPSMAPMAVPADAPPLFVTIAADDFLLDMHPDMPLLRDYRAAGGSIEFHLLSAGGHGFGLGRAGEPSEGWPAQMLRWMGDVGMLEARNAE from the coding sequence ATGCGATACCTCGTCGCTCTCGCCCTGCTCGTTGCCGCTCCTGCCGCCGCGCAGGAGAGCTTCGACTACCGCGAAATCGAAGCGCCCCGCCAGACCGGCGCGATCCGCCTCGATACCGTTCCCGAAGGTACTGCGGACACCGAGCAGTGGATGGTGCAGAACGGGGTGATCGGCGTTCGCAACGTCACCGTCCCGACACTGACGCCGGTGCTCCCCGCCGGGCCATCCACCGGCGCGGCCATGATCGTCGCGCCCGGGGGCGCTTTCCTCGGTCTCGCTATCGATCACGAAGGTTGGCAGGTGGCACGCTATCTTGCCAACAACGGCATCGCGGCCTTCGTGCTGAAGTATCGCGTGCTGCCCACGCCTGCGGATAACGAGCAGTTCCGTATCGAGAACGACTCCATCCGCAACGGCGGTACCGCCAGCTTCCGCCCGCCAGAGGATACGCCTCCGCAGGCGCTGGCCGACGGCCTCGCCGCGCTGCGCCATGTGCGCGATCACGCCGCCGAATACGGCATCGATCCGCAGCGCGTCGGCTTCATGGGCTTTTCCGCCGGGGGCTTCCTCACCCGCAGCGTGGTCGAGCATGGCGGCGATGACGCGCCCGATTTCGCTGCGCCGATCTATCCCAGCATGGCCCCGATGGCGGTTCCGGCGGACGCCCCGCCGCTCTTCGTGACCATCGCGGCGGACGACTTCCTGCTCGACATGCACCCGGACATGCCGCTGCTGCGCGACTATCGCGCGGCGGGCGGTTCGATCGAATTTCACCTGCTTTCCGCTGGCGGGCACGGCTTTGGCCTCGGCCGCGCGGGTGAGCCGAGCGAGGGCTGGCCCGCGCAAATGCTGCGCTGGATGGGGGATGTGGGAATGCTGGAGGCACGCAATGCAGAATAG
- a CDS encoding ATP synthase F1 subunit epsilon: MALHFELVTPSRLVRSEEVHMVVVPGSEGEFGVLEGHAPFMSTIRDGAVQVYKTEGSAPESIEVRGGFAEVGDKGLTVLAEHVEG; this comes from the coding sequence ATGGCACTGCATTTCGAACTCGTTACCCCGTCCCGGCTGGTTCGTTCCGAGGAAGTCCACATGGTGGTCGTCCCCGGCAGCGAGGGCGAGTTCGGGGTGCTGGAAGGCCATGCGCCCTTCATGTCCACCATCCGTGACGGCGCGGTGCAGGTCTACAAGACCGAAGGCAGCGCGCCCGAAAGCATCGAAGTGCGCGGCGGCTTTGCCGAAGTGGGCGACAAGGGGCTGACGGTGCTGGCCGAGCACGTCGAGGGCTGA
- a CDS encoding MFS transporter — protein sequence MMVQGKTPQKAGIPQGLTVILTGFLPILAIVSMFPAVGAMIGHFAPTNPNAATLVPSMVTAPGLSIAIIALFAGFMVDKFGRRRLLIASTFSYGFIGVIPFFVEDLELIYASRLLLGVSEAAILTTVNTLIADYWDEGGRRRWLTLQGLVGPALSSVMIFFAGSLTEWRWNGVFLLYLIAIPITLAMFKYMFEPESDATVRRNLGMDEADLTSGGFPWGTMLGVGGLTLFASLIYYVFIVNGSIVWQELGVADPKSIGQITALPSLFILVGAVLFWWQGKRGVTARWQMATMLALLGAGLALMGLASNWQGMIAGMVLQQTGAGMAVPTLIAWAQKSLPQAYRGRGMGLWTATFFFGQFASPLILSVVRSGLGTMQAAFLAAGIVSIVGGLLVVLVMRRAEPAPVAAPSGA from the coding sequence ATGATGGTTCAAGGCAAGACGCCGCAAAAGGCAGGAATTCCGCAGGGGTTGACGGTTATCCTCACCGGCTTCCTGCCGATCCTCGCCATCGTATCGATGTTCCCCGCCGTGGGCGCGATGATCGGCCACTTCGCGCCGACCAATCCCAACGCCGCCACCTTGGTGCCGTCGATGGTCACCGCACCGGGGCTGAGCATTGCGATCATTGCGCTGTTTGCTGGCTTCATGGTGGACAAGTTCGGTCGCCGCCGCCTGCTGATCGCGTCTACCTTCAGCTACGGCTTTATCGGCGTCATTCCGTTCTTCGTCGAGGACCTGGAACTGATCTACGCTTCGCGCCTGCTGCTCGGTGTGAGCGAGGCGGCGATCCTGACCACGGTCAACACCCTCATCGCCGACTACTGGGACGAAGGCGGCCGCCGCCGCTGGCTGACGCTGCAGGGGCTGGTCGGCCCGGCGCTCTCCTCGGTGATGATCTTCTTCGCCGGATCGCTCACCGAATGGCGGTGGAACGGCGTGTTCCTGCTCTATCTCATTGCCATTCCGATCACGCTGGCGATGTTCAAATACATGTTCGAACCCGAAAGCGATGCCACGGTGCGCCGCAATCTGGGTATGGACGAAGCCGATCTGACGTCGGGCGGGTTCCCCTGGGGCACCATGCTGGGCGTCGGCGGGCTGACACTGTTCGCCTCGCTGATTTACTACGTGTTCATCGTCAACGGCTCGATCGTCTGGCAGGAACTGGGCGTGGCCGATCCCAAGAGCATCGGCCAGATCACCGCCCTCCCCAGCCTGTTCATCCTCGTCGGCGCGGTGCTGTTCTGGTGGCAGGGCAAGCGCGGCGTTACCGCCCGTTGGCAAATGGCGACGATGCTGGCGCTGCTCGGCGCGGGCCTCGCGCTGATGGGGCTGGCCTCCAACTGGCAGGGCATGATCGCGGGCATGGTGCTGCAGCAGACCGGCGCGGGCATGGCCGTGCCGACGCTGATCGCCTGGGCGCAGAAGAGCCTGCCGCAGGCCTATCGCGGGCGCGGCATGGGCCTGTGGACCGCCACTTTCTTCTTCGGCCAGTTCGCCAGCCCGCTGATCCTCAGCGTGGTACGCAGCGGGCTGGGGACGATGCAGGCGGCCTTCCTGGCAGCGGGGATCGTGAGCATTGTCGGTGGTCTGCTGGTGGTGCTGGTGATGCGCCGCGCCGAACCTGCGCCGGTGGCGGCACCGTCAGGGGCCTGA